One segment of Nitrospirota bacterium DNA contains the following:
- a CDS encoding hydrolase: MIMDKFILKRDNALLVIVDIQERLAVAMSEKDRVIINTLHLLDAAKRMDIPLLITEQYPKGLGPTVSEIKDSVQSYAPIEKITFSCCGEGFFTEAVEETGRKQIILVGMETHVCVLQTCIDLLQADYNVHVVADAICSRTDANYRTALELMRDAGAVITCTETVLFQLLVKAGTEEFKAISKRIK; encoded by the coding sequence ATGATCATGGACAAGTTCATACTGAAACGGGATAATGCTTTGCTGGTCATTGTAGACATCCAGGAGCGCCTCGCAGTTGCCATGTCCGAAAAGGATAGGGTGATCATCAATACCCTGCATCTTCTGGATGCGGCAAAGCGCATGGATATTCCCCTCCTGATAACAGAACAGTACCCCAAAGGACTTGGCCCGACTGTTTCGGAGATCAAGGATTCTGTGCAGTCATACGCGCCGATTGAGAAGATTACCTTCAGCTGCTGCGGAGAAGGGTTCTTTACCGAGGCGGTGGAGGAAACTGGCAGAAAGCAGATTATTCTTGTCGGTATGGAAACCCATGTCTGTGTCCTGCAGACCTGCATAGACCTTCTGCAGGCTGATTATAATGTCCATGTTGTTGCGGACGCCATCTGTTCGAGGACCGATGCAAACTACCGGACTGCGCTTGAACTTATGCGCGATGCAGGAGCAGTGATAACCTGCACTGAAACGGTTCTGTTTCAGTTGCTGGTGAAGGCCGGGACCGAGGAATTCAAGGCCATATCAAAGAGGATCAAGTAG
- a CDS encoding 3'-5' exonuclease, with product MLNLFRKFGGGLLASSGVDMSMPLDVAPYVVMDTELTGLDFRRDSIVSVGALRMTGTKIELSRPFYEVVRPSTALTTKSIVIHEITPSETEQKPGIEGIMEGFLSFCEGAMIVGHFISLDLRFLAKEMKRIGFAPLKNPAVDTCVMHEWMSQNRGDLSNSYFNGMESKDLFSLAKKFHVPVQGAHNALMDAYVTAQLFQRFITMLIKLGVRTLRDLLRIGKP from the coding sequence ATGTTGAACCTGTTCAGAAAATTCGGTGGAGGTCTATTGGCCTCATCCGGAGTGGATATGTCCATGCCGCTTGATGTTGCGCCCTATGTGGTGATGGATACGGAGCTGACCGGTCTGGATTTCCGCAGAGATTCTATTGTCTCTGTCGGGGCCTTACGGATGACCGGAACCAAAATAGAACTGAGCAGGCCTTTCTATGAAGTGGTAAGGCCCAGTACTGCGCTTACCACAAAAAGCATTGTGATCCATGAGATCACACCCTCAGAGACCGAGCAGAAACCGGGCATTGAGGGGATCATGGAGGGTTTTCTGAGTTTTTGTGAAGGAGCGATGATCGTGGGACATTTCATATCCCTTGATCTGAGGTTCCTTGCAAAGGAGATGAAGAGGATCGGTTTCGCTCCTCTAAAGAACCCTGCGGTTGATACCTGCGTTATGCATGAATGGATGAGCCAGAACAGGGGTGACTTAAGCAATAGTTATTTTAACGGCATGGAGAGCAAGGACCTTTTTTCTCTTGCAAAAAAATTCCATGTGCCGGTTCAGGGAGCTCACAATGCGTTGATGGACGCCTATGTTACGGCGCAGCTTTTTCAACGTTTTATTACCATGCTTATAAAGCTTGGAGTCAGGACACTCAGAGACCTTCTGAGAATCGGAAAACCTTAA
- a CDS encoding YggT family protein, with protein sequence MEILKQVYYYFDYTLQFFLWLVIGRVAAQLVIRDANNFILSMFIRFTEPLYNLIKKILPFSRVSEEKKQTTWGALDGFVPIIWIVGIYIFRKLIWIGVNIILVNYK encoded by the coding sequence ATGGAAATACTAAAACAGGTTTATTATTATTTTGATTATACGCTCCAGTTTTTCTTATGGCTCGTGATCGGTAGGGTAGCCGCCCAGTTGGTTATTCGAGATGCAAATAATTTCATACTAAGTATGTTCATACGTTTCACCGAACCGCTTTATAACCTCATTAAAAAGATCTTACCCTTTTCCCGCGTTTCAGAAGAAAAAAAACAGACCACCTGGGGAGCGCTTGACGGTTTCGTCCCTATTATCTGGATCGTCGGTATTTATATCTTTCGAAAGCTGATTTGGATAGGTGTCAACATCATTCTCGTGAACTACAAATAA
- a CDS encoding DUF4212 domain-containing protein produces MAKELAGLDKKKLQEYWSYNIKLTTITMIIWFVVTYVAIFFAPELDKIVIFGFPMGYYMGAQGSLIVFVILIFNYSNICDLYRRFHHLCYRSCHCRADGSFEQDDRLHLYGSNHCSVRLYRHILKDCQGL; encoded by the coding sequence ATGGCAAAAGAATTAGCAGGATTAGACAAAAAAAAGCTTCAGGAATACTGGAGCTACAACATCAAACTCACGACCATAACCATGATTATCTGGTTTGTGGTCACGTACGTAGCAATTTTCTTTGCCCCTGAACTGGACAAGATCGTTATTTTTGGTTTTCCTATGGGTTACTACATGGGTGCTCAGGGCTCGCTGATCGTCTTCGTTATTCTTATCTTTAACTACTCAAACATATGCGATCTATACCGGCGGTTTCATCATCTTTGTTATCGGTCTTGCCATTGCAGAGCAGATGGGTCTTTCGAACAAGATGATCGGTTACACCTTTATGGGTCTAACCATTGCTCTGTACGCCTTTATCGGCATATCCTCAAGGACTGCCAAGGTCTCTGA